Proteins encoded within one genomic window of Gloeobacter kilaueensis JS1:
- a CDS encoding GNAT family N-acetyltransferase, with protein sequence MEKVQLRGYSPGTIGKVTELHGSYYGRQWNLGLRFEAQVAGDLSQFLLELDEKRDRFFAATVAGEVVGSLAVDGRSREEGARLRWFVLAPTHQGLGIGQILLQAALDFCLEASFERVYLWTFAGLDAAHHLYRKFGFTLSRECTGDEWGRPLTYQMFERAL encoded by the coding sequence ATGGAAAAAGTGCAGTTGCGCGGCTACAGCCCCGGAACGATCGGCAAGGTGACGGAACTGCATGGCAGTTACTACGGTCGGCAGTGGAATCTTGGCCTGCGCTTCGAGGCGCAGGTGGCAGGAGATCTTTCTCAGTTCTTGCTCGAACTGGACGAGAAGCGCGATCGGTTTTTTGCAGCGACGGTGGCGGGCGAAGTTGTCGGCTCGCTGGCAGTCGATGGCCGCAGCAGGGAGGAGGGGGCGCGGCTGCGCTGGTTCGTTCTCGCGCCCACTCACCAGGGTCTGGGAATCGGCCAGATCCTGTTGCAGGCAGCCCTCGATTTTTGCCTGGAGGCGAGCTTTGAGCGGGTGTACCTGTGGACCTTCGCGGGCCTCGATGCCGCCCACCACCTCTATCGCAAGTTTGGCTTCACCCTCTCCCGAGAATGCACCGGCGACGAATGGGGGCGGCCCCTGACCTATCAGATGTTTGAGAGGGCACTGTGA
- a CDS encoding S1C family serine protease, with translation MNWKPALTGLVLLGILGLASPLPVLAFDPEETTTIKVYDRASKAVVSIRSSDGTGAGALIDPSGVIITNNHVVQGNRRVQVQTADGRSYTGSVRALDRRNDLAIVEIQPNRALPYLRLATGPARVGQRVYAIGNPFGLDRTLTVGILSRIAPNGDLQTDAALNPGNSGGPLLNSDGEIIGINKAILSESGGSIGIGFATPTTPVRTLLASGNRETAQRPDRRGLGVVLDTQTLTVLEVQPDSPAERAGLQPGDQLLGVNNYALQSSTQLQQILQRAAGTLILTVARDRQIGRVRIEL, from the coding sequence ATGAACTGGAAGCCTGCCCTCACAGGTCTTGTCCTGCTCGGTATTCTCGGCCTTGCTTCGCCGCTGCCCGTCCTTGCCTTTGACCCAGAGGAGACGACGACGATCAAAGTTTACGACCGGGCGAGCAAGGCGGTCGTGAGCATTCGCAGCAGCGACGGCACCGGTGCCGGAGCGCTCATCGATCCGAGCGGGGTGATCATCACCAACAACCATGTCGTGCAGGGCAATCGGCGCGTGCAGGTGCAGACGGCGGACGGGCGGAGCTATACCGGCAGCGTGCGCGCCCTCGACCGGCGCAACGACCTGGCGATCGTCGAGATTCAACCAAATCGAGCGCTGCCTTATCTGCGCCTTGCAACAGGACCGGCGCGGGTCGGCCAGCGCGTCTACGCGATCGGCAATCCCTTTGGCCTCGATCGCACCCTCACCGTCGGCATCCTGAGCCGGATCGCCCCGAACGGCGACCTGCAGACCGATGCCGCCCTCAACCCCGGCAACTCCGGTGGCCCGCTCCTTAATTCGGATGGCGAAATCATCGGCATCAACAAGGCAATCTTGAGCGAGAGCGGCGGCAGTATCGGCATCGGTTTTGCCACCCCCACAACCCCGGTGCGGACACTGCTTGCCAGTGGCAACCGCGAGACAGCTCAGCGCCCCGACCGCCGGGGACTGGGCGTCGTCCTCGATACCCAGACGCTCACCGTCCTCGAAGTCCAGCCGGACTCGCCGGCGGAGCGCGCCGGTCTGCAACCGGGCGATCAGTTGCTGGGGGTCAACAACTACGCCCTGCAAAGCTCTACCCAATTGCAGCAGATCTTGCAGCGCGCAGCTGGCACACTGATATTGACTGTGGCCCGCGATCGGCAGATCGGGCGCGTCCGGATCGAGTTGTAG
- a CDS encoding ArsR/SmtB family transcription factor — protein sequence MGEQADHEQRARAFMALADTTRLQIVEMLAAVPELSTSEIAERLGVSLSLACHHTKQLWEVGLLDKRKEGQTKYNRLNRDLLRALLASLDSPG from the coding sequence ATGGGTGAGCAGGCGGACCACGAGCAGCGGGCGCGGGCGTTTATGGCCCTCGCCGATACGACCCGGCTGCAGATCGTCGAGATGCTGGCGGCTGTGCCTGAATTGAGTACTTCCGAAATTGCCGAGCGGCTGGGGGTGAGCCTCTCCCTTGCCTGCCACCACACCAAGCAGCTGTGGGAGGTGGGGTTGCTCGACAAGCGCAAAGAAGGGCAGACCAAGTACAACCGCCTCAACCGCGACCTGCTCAGGGCGTTGCTGGCTAGCCTGGACAGTCCGGGTTAG
- a CDS encoding prohibitin family protein, protein MSSDRQNWLFWGPQIIGVLILAFLLVSLNPVRFVGNGENLVVFSWLGGIQREALQPGAHLVLPVVSQTIPFDIKTQTLTFKNGGENTYGPRVVALTRDGQEISTEVTMQFVVADPAKVYETLGTDYIDRIAPIVRSVISSETSGFSAQALYSTKRPLLQAQIRERVAGNLGPYGINVLDLLLRDVSFDKDFVSAIEAKTIAENQLAKKDYEIDQATQEAKTAISEAQAEAGRLGAKADALTKNPAYLRVVQSGVLGDTLDTLVTR, encoded by the coding sequence ATGAGTAGCGATCGGCAGAACTGGCTTTTTTGGGGACCGCAAATTATCGGGGTCTTGATCCTCGCTTTTTTGCTTGTGAGCCTCAACCCGGTGCGTTTTGTGGGCAACGGCGAAAACCTCGTGGTCTTCTCCTGGCTCGGGGGCATCCAGCGCGAGGCGCTGCAGCCGGGGGCGCACCTGGTGCTGCCGGTGGTCTCCCAGACGATTCCCTTCGACATCAAGACCCAGACGCTCACGTTCAAAAATGGCGGCGAGAACACCTACGGTCCCCGCGTCGTCGCCCTCACCCGCGACGGTCAGGAGATCAGCACCGAAGTAACGATGCAGTTTGTCGTGGCCGATCCGGCCAAAGTCTACGAGACTCTGGGCACTGACTATATCGACCGCATTGCGCCGATTGTTCGTTCTGTGATCTCTTCTGAAACCAGCGGCTTTTCTGCCCAGGCGCTCTACTCGACAAAGCGTCCCCTGTTGCAGGCGCAGATCCGCGAGCGGGTGGCAGGCAACCTCGGTCCCTACGGCATCAACGTCCTCGATCTGCTGCTCAGGGACGTGAGCTTCGACAAGGACTTTGTCTCGGCCATCGAGGCCAAGACGATCGCCGAGAACCAGCTTGCCAAAAAAGACTACGAGATCGATCAGGCCACCCAGGAAGCCAAGACTGCCATCTCCGAAGCCCAGGCGGAGGCTGGCCGCCTCGGAGCCAAAGCCGATGCCCTGACTAAAAATCCTGCCTACCTGCGGGTGGTCCAATCGGGCGTGCTGGGCGATACTCTCGATACTCTCGTCACCCGCTAA
- a CDS encoding serpin family protein has product MRLALIFACLLASCAVAVAAPRKAALSAREVSVPLNIRLREANLRFGFRLLSELTEEAQPREGNILISPLSVEIALGLLLPGASDPVRREIASTIEWRDQELDQASEALALLSEQFRTDEPRIQLTLANVLWAQGSAADLSQRFSGLALPRPGANVLIANLQNSTTAIDLNRQLSLGTSGQIDRVLDRERPQTRSRVLVNAATFRAPWRQAFNPVETSEVPFTLSDGKQKTVQRMGMTGSFRYFEGRDFQAVNLPFGRNSEWSMIVFLPAAGTTLTAFEDDLSDERWQLWMQQFALRDGAVYLPQLRLRYGSGLSRALKALGMVNAFSAGTSFPGLGTALDEVSHQTAFEAREDGLEPPLPTGDTKQRPLSIVNPAQSPSARSERRRRAPFVFNVDRPFFFAIYNNYSGFVLFLGSVVDPTETTNSG; this is encoded by the coding sequence TTGAGACTGGCCTTAATCTTTGCTTGCCTGCTGGCTTCTTGTGCAGTTGCTGTCGCTGCTCCGCGCAAGGCAGCCCTGAGTGCCCGCGAGGTCAGCGTTCCGCTCAATATCCGCCTGCGCGAGGCGAACCTGCGCTTTGGCTTTCGGCTTTTGAGCGAGCTGACGGAGGAAGCCCAGCCCCGCGAGGGGAATATCTTGATTTCGCCTTTGAGCGTCGAAATTGCCCTGGGCCTGCTGCTGCCGGGAGCCTCCGATCCGGTCAGGCGCGAGATCGCAAGTACGATCGAGTGGCGCGATCAGGAGCTGGACCAGGCGAGCGAGGCCCTCGCCTTGCTGAGCGAACAGTTTCGCACCGATGAGCCACGGATACAGCTGACGCTTGCCAACGTGCTCTGGGCGCAGGGAAGTGCCGCCGATCTTTCTCAACGCTTTTCGGGGCTGGCCCTCCCCCGTCCTGGAGCAAATGTGCTGATCGCCAATTTACAAAATTCGACGACAGCCATCGATCTCAACCGCCAGCTCTCCCTGGGCACCAGCGGTCAGATCGATCGGGTTCTCGATCGAGAGCGACCGCAGACCCGCTCGCGGGTACTGGTAAACGCAGCCACTTTTCGTGCCCCCTGGCGGCAGGCATTCAATCCGGTAGAGACGAGCGAGGTTCCTTTTACCCTGAGCGATGGCAAGCAGAAGACCGTGCAGCGCATGGGGATGACCGGCAGCTTTCGCTACTTCGAGGGGCGCGATTTTCAGGCGGTGAACCTGCCTTTTGGCCGCAACAGTGAATGGAGCATGATCGTGTTTTTGCCCGCCGCCGGTACCACCCTCACCGCCTTTGAAGACGACCTGAGCGACGAGCGCTGGCAGCTCTGGATGCAGCAATTTGCCCTGCGCGATGGAGCCGTCTACCTGCCCCAGTTGCGGTTGCGCTACGGCAGTGGTCTGAGCCGGGCCCTCAAGGCGCTGGGCATGGTAAACGCCTTTTCGGCAGGAACGAGCTTTCCTGGGCTGGGAACCGCCCTCGACGAGGTGAGCCACCAGACCGCCTTCGAGGCCCGCGAGGATGGCCTGGAGCCGCCACTGCCCACCGGCGACACCAAGCAGCGTCCGCTGAGCATCGTCAATCCAGCCCAGTCACCTTCAGCCCGCAGTGAGCGCCGCCGCCGGGCACCCTTCGTCTTTAATGTCGATCGGCCTTTCTTTTTTGCGATCTACAACAATTACTCCGGCTTCGTGTTGTTTTTAGGTTCCGTCGTCGATCCGACCGAGACCACCAACAGCGGTTAA
- a CDS encoding DUF1345 domain-containing protein yields the protein MTTSPMMDRIVNLHPINRLLLSLIAAAVAYLLVSRDSSLLYRTLVPWESATLCYLSLSWLTALMITRERIASLADEEDVGRTVIFFLVIGATTASLVAIALLLADVRGHAPHLLAGDVALAVTSVLSSWLLTHTTYAFHYARDYYRGEDGGLEFPGKEPPNYWDFAYFSFVIGMTFQVSDVEISSSGIRRVVLGHSLLSFVFNTVILALSINLIAGLVH from the coding sequence ATGACAACTTCGCCGATGATGGATCGGATCGTCAACCTTCACCCTATCAACCGCCTGCTTTTGTCTTTAATCGCAGCGGCGGTCGCTTATTTATTGGTCAGCCGCGACAGTTCCCTGCTCTACCGCACCTTGGTTCCCTGGGAGAGTGCGACGCTTTGTTATCTGTCGCTGTCCTGGCTGACCGCCTTGATGATTACCCGTGAGCGGATCGCGAGCCTGGCCGACGAGGAAGATGTGGGCCGCACGGTCATCTTCTTTCTGGTGATTGGAGCGACTACGGCGAGCCTGGTCGCGATTGCTTTGCTCTTAGCCGATGTCAGGGGACATGCCCCCCACCTGCTGGCGGGCGACGTGGCGCTGGCCGTCACCTCGGTGCTCAGTTCCTGGTTGCTCACCCACACCACCTACGCCTTCCACTACGCCCGCGACTACTACCGGGGAGAAGACGGCGGCCTGGAGTTTCCCGGCAAGGAACCGCCCAACTACTGGGACTTTGCCTACTTCTCGTTCGTGATCGGCATGACTTTTCAGGTATCGGATGTGGAAATCTCCTCTTCTGGGATCCGGCGCGTTGTTCTGGGCCACTCCCTATTGTCGTTTGTCTTCAACACGGTGATTCTCGCTCTCAGCATCAACTTGATCGCCGGGCTGGTCCACTGA
- a CDS encoding LysR family transcriptional regulator codes for MELRHLRYFLAVAEELHFGRAAARLHIAQPPLSQQIQALEQEIGVSLFERGRRPVQLTYAGQVFLESIRPVLAAVEQAVLTARQASRGEVGRLVVGFVSAAAYSLLPDTWRVFRERYAEVTLVLNELPQDTQLRALYEDRIDVGFVYLPLLDAEIAHLSILQQPLVAALPANHPLASYPIIALEQLRAEPFILFPRQFGPSYYDQLVGLCFEAGFSPKVVQEANNIQTTIHLVAGGIGVALVPASVRNFQRSGVVYRELADPKAQVEVAAIWRENNASPVLEAFLNVVREVAGLPHLERQNADGSSVDQPGDQVDAESENHRVEDKRQ; via the coding sequence GTGGAACTTCGCCACCTGCGCTACTTCCTCGCTGTCGCTGAGGAGTTGCACTTTGGTCGGGCCGCTGCCCGGCTGCACATCGCCCAACCGCCCCTCAGCCAGCAGATCCAGGCTCTTGAGCAGGAAATAGGTGTGTCGCTATTTGAGCGGGGCCGCAGGCCCGTGCAACTCACCTACGCGGGCCAGGTTTTCTTAGAATCCATTCGGCCCGTGCTCGCCGCCGTCGAGCAGGCCGTGCTCACTGCCCGGCAGGCGAGCCGGGGCGAGGTGGGCCGTCTGGTCGTAGGCTTTGTGAGCGCCGCTGCCTACAGTCTGCTGCCCGATACCTGGCGCGTCTTTCGCGAGCGCTACGCCGAGGTGACGCTGGTGCTCAACGAATTGCCCCAGGACACCCAGTTGCGGGCGCTCTACGAGGATCGCATCGATGTCGGGTTCGTCTACCTGCCCCTGCTCGACGCTGAGATTGCCCACCTGTCTATCCTCCAGCAGCCGCTGGTGGCGGCCCTGCCTGCCAATCATCCGCTCGCCAGTTACCCGATCATTGCCCTCGAACAGTTGCGCGCCGAGCCGTTCATTCTCTTTCCGCGCCAGTTTGGCCCAAGTTACTACGATCAGCTGGTAGGGCTTTGCTTCGAGGCGGGTTTTAGCCCAAAAGTCGTGCAGGAGGCCAACAACATCCAGACCACCATTCACCTCGTCGCCGGTGGCATCGGTGTTGCCCTCGTTCCCGCTTCGGTGCGCAACTTTCAGCGCTCTGGAGTGGTCTACCGCGAACTGGCCGATCCCAAAGCCCAGGTGGAGGTGGCGGCGATCTGGCGGGAGAACAACGCCTCACCGGTTCTGGAGGCATTCTTGAACGTCGTGCGCGAAGTCGCCGGTCTGCCCCACTTGGAGCGGCAAAATGCTGACGGCTCGTCAGTGGACCAGCCCGGCGATCAAGTTGATGCTGAGAGCGAGAATCACCGTGTTGAAGACAAACGACAATAG
- a CDS encoding NADPH-dependent assimilatory sulfite reductase hemoprotein subunit — translation MTETTVRRSKVERIKEQSDNLRGRLREELAEPTTHFGEESQQLLKFHGIYQQDDRDERKARKESALEPDYSFMVRTKNPGGYAPAAFYLAIDALADSLGNGTIRATTRQGLQLHGIHKRNLQEVVATISTHLGSTLGACGDINRNVMAPAAPFASLPYVAAREAAVQIAELLTPRTGAYVEVWQGEEKLFTDEPEVEPIYGKTYMPRKFKIAVAVEGDNSVDLYTQDLGLVPLFEGERLVGYNLTVGGGLGMTHANPETFPRRADHLGFVLPEDMLDAVKAIVLVQRDFGDRYNRRHARLKYLIHDRGLEWFRDQVEKYLGKALLPWRPVASWRYEDYLGWHPQGDGRYFLGLWIENGRILDREGLYLKSALRQIVERFGLHLIFTPTQNLLIVDVLPDQREAIDGILQRAGIETADNIVPSHRYAMACPALPTCSLALTESERVLPSIVEELTAHLRQLELADTPISIRMTGCPNGCARPYMGEIGFVGSAPGAYHLFLGGNFESTRLNWLFRERVKREEIAALLAPLFAYFKDERLPGESFGDFCARKGKADLEAQLL, via the coding sequence ATGACTGAGACGACGGTGCGGCGCTCAAAAGTTGAGCGGATCAAAGAGCAGAGCGACAACCTGCGCGGCAGGTTGCGCGAGGAACTGGCGGAGCCGACGACGCACTTTGGTGAGGAGTCGCAGCAACTGCTTAAATTCCACGGCATCTACCAGCAAGATGACCGCGACGAGCGCAAGGCGCGCAAGGAAAGCGCCCTTGAGCCTGACTATTCTTTTATGGTGCGCACCAAAAATCCGGGCGGTTACGCCCCGGCGGCCTTTTATCTGGCCATTGACGCCCTCGCCGACAGTCTCGGCAACGGCACGATCCGCGCCACCACCCGCCAGGGCCTGCAGTTGCACGGTATCCACAAGCGCAACCTGCAGGAGGTGGTAGCGACGATCAGCACCCACCTCGGCTCGACTTTAGGAGCCTGCGGCGACATCAACCGCAACGTCATGGCTCCGGCTGCGCCCTTTGCTTCTTTGCCCTACGTGGCGGCCCGCGAGGCGGCGGTTCAGATTGCCGAGCTGCTCACTCCCCGCACCGGTGCCTACGTCGAAGTCTGGCAGGGCGAAGAAAAGCTTTTTACCGACGAGCCGGAGGTCGAACCCATCTACGGCAAGACCTACATGCCCCGCAAGTTCAAGATCGCCGTCGCCGTCGAAGGCGACAATTCGGTCGATCTCTACACGCAGGATCTGGGCCTGGTGCCGCTCTTCGAGGGCGAGCGGCTGGTGGGGTACAACCTGACGGTGGGGGGCGGCCTCGGGATGACCCACGCCAACCCCGAGACCTTCCCGCGCCGCGCCGATCACCTGGGCTTTGTCCTTCCCGAGGACATGCTCGATGCGGTCAAGGCGATCGTGCTGGTGCAGCGCGATTTTGGCGATCGCTACAACCGCCGCCATGCCCGGCTCAAATATCTCATCCACGATCGCGGGCTGGAATGGTTTCGCGATCAAGTCGAAAAGTACCTGGGCAAAGCTCTGCTACCCTGGCGGCCTGTAGCTTCCTGGCGCTACGAGGACTACCTGGGCTGGCACCCCCAGGGCGACGGGCGCTACTTTCTGGGCCTCTGGATCGAGAATGGCCGCATTCTCGATCGAGAAGGTCTTTATCTCAAATCTGCCCTGCGCCAGATCGTCGAGCGCTTTGGATTGCACCTTATCTTTACGCCGACCCAGAACCTGCTCATCGTCGATGTTCTACCCGATCAGCGCGAGGCCATCGATGGGATCTTGCAGCGGGCAGGCATCGAGACAGCCGACAATATCGTCCCCTCCCATCGCTACGCGATGGCCTGCCCGGCTCTGCCCACCTGCAGCCTTGCCCTCACCGAATCGGAGCGGGTGCTCCCTTCGATCGTTGAGGAACTTACTGCCCACCTGCGGCAGCTGGAGCTGGCCGACACGCCCATCTCGATTCGGATGACCGGCTGTCCGAACGGCTGTGCCCGCCCCTACATGGGTGAAATCGGTTTTGTCGGCAGTGCCCCCGGTGCCTACCACCTGTTTTTGGGCGGCAACTTTGAATCGACCCGGCTCAACTGGCTTTTCCGCGAGCGGGTCAAGCGCGAGGAGATCGCCGCGCTGCTCGCTCCTCTGTTTGCCTACTTCAAAGACGAGCGGTTGCCCGGCGAATCCTTCGGTGACTTTTGCGCCCGCAAAGGCAAAGCCGACCTCGAGGCGCAATTGCTCTAG
- a CDS encoding GSU2403 family nucleotidyltransferase fold protein: protein MYLTTGFEPEYVQARKALLDVLEALGKHREAVVLVGAQAIYLRTGESDLAVAPYTTDADLMINSTILTDKPLLEEVLEAAGFKLETPPGAWKSSGDIAIDFMVPESLSGQGRRGADLGNHGRRVARRTLGLEAALVDQDVQIIGALEDTDTRKFEIRVAGPGALLIAKLYKIEERIEKPHRLSNKDALDVYRLLRETSVDTMAATMKKLLADKRSQEITEQGIRYLEELFTSATARGAAMAGEAAHPLVDSGEIAASSAALAKELLVEILEN, encoded by the coding sequence GTGTATCTAACGACCGGATTTGAACCGGAATACGTTCAGGCTCGCAAGGCGCTTCTAGATGTTCTAGAAGCGCTTGGTAAACACAGAGAGGCAGTCGTCCTAGTTGGAGCACAAGCTATATATCTTCGCACTGGCGAGTCCGATCTTGCTGTTGCACCGTACACTACTGATGCAGACTTAATGATCAACTCTACGATACTCACTGATAAGCCTCTACTCGAAGAAGTACTTGAAGCTGCAGGATTTAAATTAGAGACTCCTCCTGGTGCATGGAAGAGCAGTGGAGATATAGCAATCGATTTTATGGTTCCAGAAAGTCTAAGCGGACAGGGTAGAAGAGGAGCCGACCTTGGTAATCATGGACGAAGGGTAGCGAGGCGAACTCTAGGTCTGGAGGCAGCACTTGTAGACCAGGACGTACAAATTATTGGAGCTCTGGAAGATACCGATACTCGAAAGTTTGAAATTAGAGTAGCTGGACCAGGTGCATTGTTGATTGCAAAGTTGTATAAAATCGAAGAGCGAATAGAAAAACCACATCGTCTGAGTAATAAGGATGCCCTCGATGTGTACCGCCTTTTGAGAGAAACTTCTGTGGACACAATGGCCGCGACTATGAAAAAGCTTTTGGCGGACAAGCGCTCCCAAGAGATTACAGAGCAGGGCATACGCTACTTGGAGGAACTGTTTACGTCTGCGACAGCCAGAGGTGCAGCAATGGCTGGAGAGGCAGCACATCCACTTGTAGACTCTGGAGAAATAGCAGCTTCAAGTGCAGCGCTTGCTAAAGAGCTACTTGTAGAAATTTTAGAGAACTGA